The genomic window AGCCGCTCCCACCACGGGCCGGAGCAACCCCCGTTCCTCCAGCAGATTCTGGACGAGCCGAGCCAGGGCCACGTGCTCGGGGTTGCTCTGGGTGAGTCGCTCAGGGGAGAGGATGACGAGCGTGCCCTTGTCTCCTACCGGCTCCACCCGCACGGGCGCGGGCAGGGCAGGCACCTCACCCCGTTCCCGCGAGAAGTACGTCATCCAGCCCACGAAGCAGCCGAGCCGACTGCCGCCGGAGAGTTCGTCCCATAGTCCGTCCGACGTCGCGATGGCCCACTCCGGCTCCCAGGCCACCGCCATGGCCCGCATCACGCCAGCGAGCACGGGAGCGCCGAGCATGCGCGCACTCCCCGCTGGCTCCGATGGGAAGAAAAGCCGAACACGATTCGGGGCGACCTCCGCGGCACTGCCACACCTGAGCAGAACCATGCCCCCCTGGTCCTGCTCCACATGTCCCGTCCACGCGCCAAACGAAAAACCGTCCGGGCCGCTCTGATACTTCTTCTTCCCGAAGAAGCGCAGGAAGGTCTCATGCGTGGGCTCGAATCCCAGTTGAAGCGCCTTCCGGGTGGAG from Archangium lipolyticum includes these protein-coding regions:
- a CDS encoding immunity 52 family protein, producing the protein MSEHYRAGAYWGCRPESADPCATRAETFFRLLAGCHPSYARWYEQNDSTRKALQLGFEPTHETFLRFFGKKKYQSGPDGFSFGAWTGHVEQDQGGMVLLRCGSAAEVAPNRVRLFFPSEPAGSARMLGAPVLAGVMRAMAVAWEPEWAIATSDGLWDELSGGSRLGCFVGWMTYFSRERGEVPALPAPVRVEPVGDKGTLVILSPERLTQSNPEHVALARLVQNLLEERGLLRPVVGAAGAGG